A portion of the Gigantopelta aegis isolate Gae_Host chromosome 10, Gae_host_genome, whole genome shotgun sequence genome contains these proteins:
- the LOC121382795 gene encoding tubulin alpha-2/alpha-4 chain-like isoform X1 — MRNARVLFSPISCNNQSTLPDACSQNKQRECISIHVGQAGVQIGNACWELYCLEHGIQPDGQMPSDKTIGGGDDSFNTFFSETGAGKHVPRAVFVDLEPTVVDEVRTGTYRQLFHPEQLITGKEDAANNYARGHYTVGKEIVDVVLDRIRKLADQCTGLQGFLIFHSFGGGTGSGFTSLLMERLSVDYGKKSKLEFAVYPAPQISTAVVEPYNSILTTHTTLEHSDCAFMVDNEAIYDICRRNLDIERPTYTNLNRLMAQIVSSITASLRFDGALNVDLTEFQTNLVPYPRIHFPLATYAPVISAEKAYHEQLSVAEITNATFEPANQMVKCDPRHGKYMACCMLYRGDVVPKDVNAAIATIKTKRTIQFVDWCPTGFKVGINYQPPTVVPGGDLAKVQRAVCMLSNTTAIAEAWARLDHKFDLMYAKRAFVHWYVGEGMEEGEFSEAREDLAALEKDYEEVGVDSVEGEGEEEGGDEY; from the exons ATGCGTAATGCCCGTGTTTTGTTCTCGCCAATAAGTTGCAATAACCAATCAACTCTGCCTGACGCATGCAGCCAAAACAAACAG AGGGAATGTATCAGTATCCACGTTGGCCAGGCCGGAGTGCAGATCGGCAATGCATGCTGGGAGTTGTACTGTCTGGAGCACGGAATCCAGCCTGACGGACAGATGCCGTCCGACAAGACGATTGGGGGAGGGGACGACTCCTTCAACACGTTCTTCAGCGAGACGGGGGCGGGCAAGCACGTGCCCCGGGCCGTCTTCGTCGATCTCGAGCCCACTGTTGTAG ATGAGGTTCGTACCGGAACTTACCGCCAACTGTTTCACCCGGAGCAGCTGATCACCGGCAAGGAGGACGCCGCCAACAACTATGCCCGCGGCCACTACACCGTGGGCAAGGAGATCGTCGACGTCGTCCTCGACAGGATCCGGAAGCTGGCCGATCAGTGCACCGGTCTCCAGGGATTCCTCATCTTCCACAGTTTCGGCGGAGGAACCGGTTCGGGTTTCACCTCTCTGCTCATGGAGCGACTCTCCGTCGACTATGGGAAGAAATCCAAGCTGGAGTTCGCTGTATACCCAGCACCCCAG ATCTCGACGGCTGTAGTGGAACCGTACAACTCCATCCTGACCACCCACACCACCCTGGAGCACTCCGACTGCGCCTTCATGGTCGACAACGAGGCCATCTACGACATCTGCCGTCGTAACCTTGACATTGAGCGTCCGACGTACACCAACCTGAACAGACTTATGGCGCAGATCGTCAGTTCCATCACCGCCTCTCTCCGCTTCGACGGCGCCCTCAACGTCGACTTAACCGAGTTCCAGACCAACTTGGTGCCCTACCCACGAATCCACTTCCCCCTGGCCACCTACGCCCCGGTGATCTCCGCCGAGAAGGCCTACCACGAACAGCTGTCTGTTGCCGAGATCACCAACGCAACCTTCGAGCCTGCCAACCAGATGGTCAAGTGCGATCCTCGTCACGGAAAGTACATGGCCTGCTGCATGCTGTACCGTGGTGACGTCGTGCCCAAGGACGTCAACGCCGCCATTGCCACCATCAAGACCAAGAGGACCATCCAGTTCGTCGACTGGTGTCCCACCGGGTTCAAGGTCGGCATCAACTACCAGCCGCCCACCGTCGTGCCGGGAGGTGACTTGGCCAAGGTCCAGCGCGCCGTCTGCATGTTGAGCAACACGACCGCCATCGCCGAAGCGTGGGCGCGTCTCGACCACAAGTTCGACCTGATGTACGCCAAGCGCGCCTTCGTCCACTGGTACGTCGGTGAGGGTATGGAGGAGGGAGAATTCTCGGAGGCTCGCGAGGATCTGGCTGCCCTGGAAAAGGACTACGAGGAGGTTGGCGTCGACTCTGTAGAGGGTGAGGGTGAAGAGGAAGGTGGTGACGAATACTAA
- the LOC121382795 gene encoding tubulin alpha-2/alpha-4 chain-like isoform X2, which translates to MRECISIHVGQAGVQIGNACWELYCLEHGIQPDGQMPSDKTIGGGDDSFNTFFSETGAGKHVPRAVFVDLEPTVVDEVRTGTYRQLFHPEQLITGKEDAANNYARGHYTVGKEIVDVVLDRIRKLADQCTGLQGFLIFHSFGGGTGSGFTSLLMERLSVDYGKKSKLEFAVYPAPQISTAVVEPYNSILTTHTTLEHSDCAFMVDNEAIYDICRRNLDIERPTYTNLNRLMAQIVSSITASLRFDGALNVDLTEFQTNLVPYPRIHFPLATYAPVISAEKAYHEQLSVAEITNATFEPANQMVKCDPRHGKYMACCMLYRGDVVPKDVNAAIATIKTKRTIQFVDWCPTGFKVGINYQPPTVVPGGDLAKVQRAVCMLSNTTAIAEAWARLDHKFDLMYAKRAFVHWYVGEGMEEGEFSEAREDLAALEKDYEEVGVDSVEGEGEEEGGDEY; encoded by the exons ATG AGGGAATGTATCAGTATCCACGTTGGCCAGGCCGGAGTGCAGATCGGCAATGCATGCTGGGAGTTGTACTGTCTGGAGCACGGAATCCAGCCTGACGGACAGATGCCGTCCGACAAGACGATTGGGGGAGGGGACGACTCCTTCAACACGTTCTTCAGCGAGACGGGGGCGGGCAAGCACGTGCCCCGGGCCGTCTTCGTCGATCTCGAGCCCACTGTTGTAG ATGAGGTTCGTACCGGAACTTACCGCCAACTGTTTCACCCGGAGCAGCTGATCACCGGCAAGGAGGACGCCGCCAACAACTATGCCCGCGGCCACTACACCGTGGGCAAGGAGATCGTCGACGTCGTCCTCGACAGGATCCGGAAGCTGGCCGATCAGTGCACCGGTCTCCAGGGATTCCTCATCTTCCACAGTTTCGGCGGAGGAACCGGTTCGGGTTTCACCTCTCTGCTCATGGAGCGACTCTCCGTCGACTATGGGAAGAAATCCAAGCTGGAGTTCGCTGTATACCCAGCACCCCAG ATCTCGACGGCTGTAGTGGAACCGTACAACTCCATCCTGACCACCCACACCACCCTGGAGCACTCCGACTGCGCCTTCATGGTCGACAACGAGGCCATCTACGACATCTGCCGTCGTAACCTTGACATTGAGCGTCCGACGTACACCAACCTGAACAGACTTATGGCGCAGATCGTCAGTTCCATCACCGCCTCTCTCCGCTTCGACGGCGCCCTCAACGTCGACTTAACCGAGTTCCAGACCAACTTGGTGCCCTACCCACGAATCCACTTCCCCCTGGCCACCTACGCCCCGGTGATCTCCGCCGAGAAGGCCTACCACGAACAGCTGTCTGTTGCCGAGATCACCAACGCAACCTTCGAGCCTGCCAACCAGATGGTCAAGTGCGATCCTCGTCACGGAAAGTACATGGCCTGCTGCATGCTGTACCGTGGTGACGTCGTGCCCAAGGACGTCAACGCCGCCATTGCCACCATCAAGACCAAGAGGACCATCCAGTTCGTCGACTGGTGTCCCACCGGGTTCAAGGTCGGCATCAACTACCAGCCGCCCACCGTCGTGCCGGGAGGTGACTTGGCCAAGGTCCAGCGCGCCGTCTGCATGTTGAGCAACACGACCGCCATCGCCGAAGCGTGGGCGCGTCTCGACCACAAGTTCGACCTGATGTACGCCAAGCGCGCCTTCGTCCACTGGTACGTCGGTGAGGGTATGGAGGAGGGAGAATTCTCGGAGGCTCGCGAGGATCTGGCTGCCCTGGAAAAGGACTACGAGGAGGTTGGCGTCGACTCTGTAGAGGGTGAGGGTGAAGAGGAAGGTGGTGACGAATACTAA
- the LOC121382786 gene encoding tubulin alpha-2/alpha-4 chain-like isoform X2, which yields MRECISIHVGQAGVQIGNACWELYCLEHGIQPDGQMPSDKTIGGGDDSFNTFFSETGAGKHVPRAVFVDLEPTVVDEVRTGTYRQLFHPEQLITGKEDAANNYARGHYTVGKEIVDVVLDRIRKLADQCTGLQGFLIFHSFGGGTGSGFTSLLMERLSVDYGKKSKLEFAVYPAPQISTAVVEPYNSILTTHTTLEHSDCAFMVDNEAIYDICRRNLDIERPTYTNLNRLMAQIVSSITASLRFDGALNVDLTEFQTNLVPYPRIHFPLATYAPVISAEKAYHEQLSVAEITNATFEPANQMVKCDPRHGKYMACCMLYRGDVVPKDVNAAIATIKTKRTIQFVDWCPTGFKVGINYQPPTVVPGGDLAKVQRAVCMLSNTTAIAEAWARLDHKFDLMYAKRAFVHWYVGEGMEEGEFSEAREDLAALEKDYEEVGVDSVEGEGEEEGGDEY from the exons ATG agGGAATGTATCAGTATCCACGTTGGCCAGGCCGGAGTGCAGATCGGCAATGCATGCTGGGAGTTGTACTGTCTGGAGCACGGGATCCAGCCTGACGGACAGATGCCGTCCGACAAGACGATTGGGGGAGGGGACGACTCCTTCAACACGTTCTTTAGTGAGACGGGGGCGGGCAAGCACGTGCCCCGGGCTGTCTTCGTCGATCTCGAGCCCACTGTTGTAG ACGAGGTTCGTACCGGAACTTACCGCCAACTGTTCCACCCGGAGCAGCTGATCACCGGCAAGGAGGACGCCGCCAACAACTACGCCCGCGGCCACTACACCGTGGGCAAGGAGATCGTTGACGTCGTCCTCGACAGGATCCGGAAGTTGGCCGATCAGTGCACCGGTCTCCAGGGATTCCTCATCTTCCACAGTTTCGGCGGAGGAACCGGTTCGGGTTTCACCTCTCTGCTCATGGAGCGACTCTCCGTCGACTATGGGAAGAAATCCAAGCTGGAGTTCGCTGTATACCCAGCACCCCAG ATCTCAACGGCTGTAGTGGAACCGTACAACTCCATCCTGACCACCCACACCACCCTGGAGCACTCCGACTGCGCCTTCATGGTCGACAACGAGGCCATCTACGACATCTGCCGTCGTAACCTTGACATTGAGCGTCCGACGTACACCAACCTGAACAGACTTATGGCGCAGATCGTCAGTTCCATCACCGCCTCTCTCCGCTTCGACGGCGCCCTCAACGTCGACTTGACCGAGTTCCAGACCAACTTGGTGCCCTACCCACGAATCCACTTCCCCCTGGCCACCTACGCCCCGGTGATCTCCGCCGAGAAGGCCTACCACGAACAACTGTCTGTTGCAGAGATCACCAATGCAACCTTCGAGCCAGCCAACCAGATGGTCAAGTGCGATCCTCGTCACGGAAAGTACATGGCCTGCTGCATGCTGTACCGTGGTGACGTCGTGCCCAAGGACGTCAACGCCGCCATTGCCACCATCAAGACCAAGAGGACCATCCAGTTCGTCGACTGGTGTCCCACCGGTTTCAAGGTCGGTATCAACTACCAGCCGCCCACCGTCGTGCCGGGAGGTGACTTGGCCAAGGTCCAGCGCGCCGTCTGCATGTTGAGCAACACGACCGCCATCGCCGAGGCGTGGGCTCGTCTCGACCACAAGTTCGATCTGATGTACGCCAAGCGCGCCTTCGTCCACTGGTACGTCGGTGAGGGTATGGAGGAGGGAGAGTTCTCGGAGGCTCGCGAGGATCTGGCTGCCCTGGAGAAAGACTACGAGGAGGTTGGCGTCGACTCTGTGGAGGGTGAGGGTGAAGAGGAGGGTGGTGACGAATACTAA
- the LOC121383373 gene encoding tubulin alpha-2/alpha-4 chain-like, translating into MRECISIHVGQAGVQIGNACWELYCLEHGIQPDGQMPSDKTIGGGDDSFNTFFSETGAGKHVPRAVFVDLEPTVIDEVRTGTYRQLFHPEQLITGKEDAANNYARGHYTVGKEIVDVVLDRIRKLADQCTGLQGFLIFHSFGGGTGSGFTSLLMERLSVDYGKKSKLEFAVYPAPQISTAVVEPYNSILTTHTTLEHSDCAFMVDNEAIYDICRRNLDIERPTYTNLNRLMAQIVSSITASLRFDGALNVDLTEFQTNLVPYPRIHFPLATYAPVISAEKAYHEQLSVAEITNATFEPANQMVKCDPRHGKYMACCMLYRGDVVPKDVNAAIATIKTKRTIQFVDWCPTGFKVGINYQPPTVVPGGDLAKVQRAVCMLSNTTAIAEAWARLDHKFDLMYAKRAFVHWYVGEGMEEGEFSEAREDLAALEKDYEEVGVDSVEGEGEEEGGDEY; encoded by the exons ATG AGGGAATGTATCAGTATCCACGTTGGCCAGGCCGGAGTGCAGATCGGCAATGCATGCTGGGAGTTGTACTGTCTGGAGCACGGAATCCAGCCTGACGGACAAATGCCGTCGGACAAGACGATTGGGGGAGGGGACGACTCCTTCAACACGTTCTTCAGCGAGACGGGGGCGGGCAAGCACGTGCCCCGGGCCGTCTTCGTCGATCTCGAGCCCACTGTTATAG ATGAGGTTCGTACCGGAACTTACCGCCAACTGTTTCACCCGGAGCAGCTGATCACCGGCAAGGAGGACGCCGCCAACAACTATGCCCGCGGCCACTATACCGTGGGCAAGGAGATCGTCGACGTCGTCCTCGACAGGATCCGGAAGCTGGCCGATCAGTGCACCGGTCTCCAGGGATTCCTCATCTTCCACAGTTTCGGCGGAGGAACCGGTTCGGGTTTCACCTCTCTGCTCATGGAGCGACTCTCCGTCGACTATGGGAAGAAATCCAAGCTGGAGTTCGCTGTATACCCAGCACCCCAG ATCTCGACGGCTGTAGTGGAACCGTACAACTCCATCCTGACCACCCACACCACCCTGGAGCACTCCGACTGCGCCTTCATGGTCGACAACGAGGCCATCTACGACATCTGCCGTCGTAACCTTGACATTGAGCGTCCGACGTACACCAACCTGAACAGACTTATGGCGCAGATCGTCAGTTCCATCACCGCCTCCCTCCGCTTCGACGGCGCCCTCAACGTTGACTTGACTGAGTTCCAGACCAACTTGGTGCCCTACCCACGAATCCATTTCCCCCTGGCCACCTACGCCCCGGTGATCTCCGCCGAGAAGGCCTACCACGAACAGTTGTCTGTTGCCGAGATCACCAACGCAACCTTCGAGCCTGCCAACCAGATGGTCAAGTGCGATCCTCGTCACGGAAAGTACATGGCCTGCTGCATGCTGTACCGTGGTGACGTCGTGCCCAAGGACGTCAACGCCGCCATCGCCACCATCAAGACCAAGAGGACCATCCAGTTCGTCGACTGGTGTCCCACCGGGTTCAAGGTCGGCATCAACTACCAGCCGCCCACCGTCGTCCCGGGAGGTGACTTGGCCAAGGTCCAGCGCGCCGTCTGCATGTTGAGCAACACGACCGCCATCGCCGAGGCGTGGGCGCGTCTCGACCACAAGTTCGATCTGATGTACGCCAAGCGCGCCTTCGTCCACTGGTACGTCGGTGAGGGTATGGAGGAGGGAGAGTTCTCGGAGGCTCGCGAGGATCTGGCTGCCCTGGAGAAGGACTACGAGGAGGTTGGCGTCGACTCTGTGGAGGGTGAGGGTGAAGAGGAAGGTGGTGATGAATACTAA